In one Zymobacter palmae genomic region, the following are encoded:
- a CDS encoding T6SS effector BTH_I2691 family protein, with protein MSTNNFDFDIKSSTQQKSCSNVFALGCKSCMRLPGIPIFPVRYSACSIDGNGAIPKLPNDIISAFTSITLDQYIDNEESIKKGSPFNRYILRKLRKGYMYIYDEIYGGQWQCFGIYPSGELIAFAPEAPIPITSLNNFSCKTPENSYISSIVTIPNGESRNIYVSYVEYPWSIQHMDRLKNDVSMRQDCMQEYKITSSRDDTIKSNNGLLRSYSEITDYLPEYNSKYSKYALGKIDITSIVIPDSPLKTKEKTEEQHAIENALSSVAHDRQSHPGLMMIVHDEIGLIEQLKNLRQEPYNRTQIKVIERPNGLGLRELYWLQSVQKLEEGISLQFEEEIKEIYKKDSPEAHEQFIKEGTKLFEGINENQRNPSPFDIDNYSESSRVVKFHDQEIQNTSLMRSRVISEFRKYYDNDKRKYLEEYFDPCIEDFEKSKFILDANYCDWIRHHLEHALKRYDTTVLEYSAYAVHILGSLLDEGSILTINSQRLWQWLHEESTNNSSSILARGICCNHDETRSHYNASQLTENDPKDLKSNPEEFESNEAPSVFTDTLKIKNWYDVVKKGQKLHEKWKDIRTKELTTPLNAWRAGWKDFWKPYKQLQQALTTSRIALYQKHLAQLRAEIPISWKNATNVSPTLKQLQIAGAIEAAIANEPVESRTFGISKTKVSYETLLKSVEINNNNYKKYSSTSFHDYTPSSFKTGSKNTSSKASGNFTYGIKELYQSTENKNIKEDSKENNGRFYTSEKNQQINSSSEKIQKAKGDLVELNTSHKINYFAISDMHTDIPEAILSDEEKVLIAEQEKVAEAWTKGKSSVIYANLIMSFLNMKNAINSLGKKDAGLEEWWKVIGSSIATLQAAGDLMSNVTSYRSANALRVAQKLDLAKKANILKFETSLLGKTIAIIGIIDSLITFAKAYQKYKNGGTTRDMHIEMAIGTLSLLGSIISLSAGSAVLAPVLLTLIILIIGLSFLLTHLVPKNIENWLRRSLYGKDQETVKGKIFQSMEIEQSSLQMVLKGITVDVELDHAILKSESSEDLKTYVFKSKIEYPKNINENIEMTLKNNMNGNKIATITRNTDGEIKNIFLGKIAMSRLSEKELSIIKNKTSAENFYTIDITYIIGINRDIEKTLDLSFEILLSGSLKRDVFYVSI; from the coding sequence ATGAGTACAAATAATTTCGATTTTGATATCAAGTCTTCCACTCAACAAAAAAGCTGTAGCAATGTGTTTGCTCTAGGCTGTAAATCTTGCATGCGCCTACCTGGAATTCCAATATTTCCAGTAAGGTACTCAGCATGTAGCATTGATGGCAATGGTGCCATTCCAAAGTTGCCGAATGACATTATAAGCGCATTTACCTCTATCACTCTTGATCAATATATAGATAATGAGGAAAGCATTAAAAAAGGCTCTCCCTTTAACAGATATATCCTTAGAAAACTCAGAAAAGGATATATGTATATCTATGATGAAATCTATGGTGGGCAATGGCAATGTTTTGGAATATATCCCAGCGGAGAGTTAATCGCCTTTGCTCCTGAAGCGCCTATCCCCATCACGTCTTTAAATAATTTTTCGTGTAAAACACCAGAAAACTCTTATATTTCCAGTATAGTTACCATACCGAATGGAGAAAGCAGGAACATATATGTTTCTTATGTAGAATACCCGTGGTCCATACAACATATGGATCGACTTAAAAATGATGTTTCTATGCGTCAAGACTGCATGCAAGAATACAAAATAACAAGCAGCCGTGACGACACAATAAAATCAAACAATGGACTATTACGTTCTTATAGTGAAATCACGGATTATCTACCCGAATACAATTCAAAATATTCTAAATATGCGCTAGGAAAAATTGATATAACATCAATCGTCATCCCAGACTCACCACTAAAGACAAAAGAAAAAACGGAAGAACAGCATGCTATTGAAAATGCACTATCGTCTGTTGCTCATGATCGGCAATCTCATCCTGGATTGATGATGATTGTGCATGATGAAATCGGATTGATTGAACAGTTAAAAAATTTAAGACAAGAGCCTTATAACAGAACCCAGATAAAAGTTATTGAACGTCCAAATGGCTTAGGCCTGCGAGAGTTATACTGGCTTCAGTCAGTTCAAAAATTAGAAGAAGGGATATCCCTTCAGTTTGAAGAAGAAATAAAAGAAATATACAAAAAAGACTCTCCTGAGGCCCATGAGCAGTTTATAAAAGAGGGTACAAAACTATTCGAAGGCATAAACGAAAATCAAAGAAACCCTAGCCCCTTCGACATAGATAACTATTCAGAATCATCCAGAGTGGTCAAATTTCATGACCAAGAAATACAAAATACTTCACTCATGAGATCAAGGGTAATTTCCGAATTTAGAAAGTATTATGACAACGATAAACGAAAATATTTGGAAGAGTATTTTGATCCTTGCATAGAAGATTTCGAAAAAAGTAAATTTATTCTTGATGCTAATTATTGCGACTGGATAAGACATCACCTTGAACACGCGTTAAAGCGCTATGATACAACCGTCTTAGAATATTCTGCATACGCAGTACATATCCTTGGTAGCCTCTTAGATGAAGGAAGCATATTAACTATAAACAGTCAACGCCTGTGGCAATGGCTACATGAGGAAAGTACAAATAACAGCTCTTCTATTCTGGCAAGAGGGATTTGCTGTAACCACGATGAAACCAGATCGCACTATAATGCATCTCAGCTAACAGAAAATGATCCTAAAGATCTAAAAAGTAATCCCGAAGAATTCGAAAGCAACGAAGCTCCCAGCGTTTTCACAGACACTCTAAAAATAAAAAACTGGTACGATGTAGTTAAGAAAGGACAAAAATTACATGAGAAATGGAAAGATATAAGAACAAAAGAATTAACAACACCATTGAATGCTTGGCGAGCCGGTTGGAAAGATTTTTGGAAGCCTTACAAGCAGCTTCAACAAGCGTTAACCACATCTAGAATTGCCTTATACCAAAAGCACTTGGCACAACTAAGAGCTGAAATTCCTATTTCTTGGAAAAATGCAACAAATGTATCTCCGACATTAAAACAGCTGCAAATTGCAGGTGCAATAGAAGCCGCTATTGCCAACGAACCAGTAGAAAGTAGAACATTTGGCATCTCAAAAACCAAAGTTAGCTATGAAACATTATTAAAAAGCGTAGAAATCAATAACAACAACTATAAAAAATATTCGTCCACCTCGTTCCATGATTATACGCCAAGTTCATTTAAGACGGGGAGCAAAAATACTAGTAGCAAAGCATCTGGAAACTTTACTTACGGTATAAAAGAGTTATACCAATCGACAGAAAATAAAAATATAAAAGAGGACTCTAAAGAAAACAACGGTCGCTTTTATACTTCAGAAAAAAATCAACAAATAAACTCTAGCAGTGAAAAAATCCAAAAGGCAAAGGGTGACTTAGTTGAATTAAACACCTCACACAAAATAAACTACTTTGCCATTAGTGATATGCATACTGATATTCCAGAGGCAATACTATCTGATGAAGAAAAAGTTCTCATAGCAGAGCAAGAAAAGGTCGCTGAAGCTTGGACAAAGGGAAAGTCTTCCGTTATATATGCAAATCTCATCATGTCTTTTCTTAACATGAAAAATGCTATTAATTCACTAGGAAAAAAAGATGCTGGCTTAGAAGAGTGGTGGAAAGTTATAGGATCATCTATAGCGACACTACAAGCTGCAGGTGATCTCATGTCTAATGTCACATCTTATAGGTCAGCAAATGCACTCCGCGTAGCACAGAAACTTGATTTAGCAAAAAAAGCTAATATCTTAAAATTCGAGACCAGCCTTCTTGGTAAAACCATAGCTATTATTGGCATCATTGATAGCCTAATAACTTTTGCCAAAGCTTACCAAAAATATAAAAATGGTGGCACTACGAGGGATATGCATATTGAAATGGCCATAGGAACTTTATCTCTTCTGGGTTCAATAATATCCCTTTCTGCAGGATCAGCAGTACTTGCACCGGTTCTACTCACGCTGATCATCTTAATTATAGGGCTATCATTTCTATTAACCCACTTAGTACCTAAGAATATCGAAAATTGGCTGCGCCGAAGTTTGTATGGAAAAGACCAAGAAACTGTCAAAGGTAAAATATTTCAAAGTATGGAAATAGAACAAAGCTCGCTTCAGATGGTACTAAAGGGAATTACTGTTGATGTAGAACTAGATCATGCAATTTTAAAATCAGAATCATCAGAAGATTTAAAAACATATGTTTTTAAATCAAAAATAGAATACCCCAAAAACATCAATGAAAATATAGAAATGACACTAAAAAACAACATGAATGGAAATAAAATAGCAACAATAACAAGAAATACAGATGGGGAAATAAAAAATATTTTTTTAGGGAAGATAGCCATGTCACGACTATCTGAAAAAGAATTAAGTATCATAAAAAATAAAACAAGCGCAGAAAACTTTTACACTATAGACATAACATATATAATTGGAATAAATAGAGACATAGAAAAAACATTGGATTTATCATTCGAAATTCTATTAAGTGGTAGCCTAAAAAGAGATGTATTTTATGTATCCATATAA
- the infA gene encoding translation initiation factor IF-1: MAREDHIEMEGFVIDTLPNTQFRVRIGDDMHDEKAPVVTAHISGKMRKNYIRILTGDRVKVELTPYDLTKGRIVYRSR; the protein is encoded by the coding sequence ATGGCACGTGAAGATCATATTGAAATGGAAGGTTTCGTTATCGACACCCTTCCGAACACCCAGTTCCGCGTTCGCATCGGCGACGACATGCACGACGAGAAAGCACCGGTCGTGACCGCTCACATTTCAGGCAAAATGCGCAAGAACTACATCCGTATCCTGACCGGCGACCGCGTCAAAGTAGAACTGACGCCGTACGACCTGACCAAAGGCCGTATCGTGTACCGCTCTCGCTAA
- the aat gene encoding leucyl/phenylalanyl-tRNA--protein transferase produces the protein MLYWLEEHPVAFPAVEDALDEPNGLLAAGGALTPEWLLTAYMNGIFPWFNAEDPILWWTPDPRMVLYPNEFRCRRSLAKRIRNGGFTLTFDTAFKEVMQYCGSLRDDTWISPQMVRAYHDLHLLGYAHSLEVWHDGELVGGLYGLALGRIFYGESMFSRCPDASKVALAHLATLPSEYGFALIDCQVHSDHLASLGAREIARSEFNAALRQHASLERWHPPMQ, from the coding sequence ATGCTGTATTGGCTGGAAGAGCATCCCGTGGCATTCCCTGCCGTGGAAGACGCGCTGGACGAACCCAACGGGCTGCTGGCCGCAGGCGGTGCGCTCACGCCAGAGTGGCTGCTGACCGCCTATATGAACGGTATCTTTCCCTGGTTCAACGCTGAAGACCCTATTCTATGGTGGACACCCGATCCGCGCATGGTGCTCTACCCTAATGAGTTTCGCTGCCGACGCAGCCTCGCGAAACGCATCCGCAACGGCGGCTTTACCCTGACATTCGATACGGCCTTCAAAGAGGTCATGCAGTACTGCGGCAGTCTGCGCGACGACACCTGGATCTCGCCACAGATGGTGCGGGCCTATCACGACCTGCATCTGCTTGGCTACGCCCACTCACTGGAAGTCTGGCACGATGGCGAACTGGTCGGTGGCCTCTACGGACTGGCACTAGGACGCATCTTCTATGGCGAGTCGATGTTCTCGCGCTGCCCCGATGCCTCTAAGGTAGCGCTGGCCCACTTGGCCACCCTACCGTCCGAATACGGTTTTGCCTTAATCGACTGCCAAGTACATAGCGATCATCTTGCTAGTCTGGGCGCACGCGAGATAGCGCGCAGCGAATTCAATGCCGCACTCAGGCAGCACGCCTCGCTCGAACGCTGGCACCCGCCAATGCAGTAG
- a CDS encoding DNA translocase FtsK — protein MSSKKGTPSSRANAKRGASPKTPRKRQNARKRQQAQASRTPGRVTTTLQGAAKDGVTVILLSLGTFLLLAFFSHTMSDPSWFHTGPENTRVANWMGHVGALVSDSLYSLFGTAALWWPALCALGAWQLVRRRIASFTWDTTVLAVRMAGLTLVLLGTCLLEALFSNIQQLKDHSFDIVGQGLRSGLTAPLGQHGATLVGISLVLCGVPLLTGLSWLTLMDEIGKALFRGLRGVGRFVRDRLLMAKERYDERRDARLPVSDELDDDVAAEPSWLSRKLSHLANTLGIHRGEPELDAYRSEPTSAVAPEHNVKPVRYAPYERPYPGSMTDSVDDSEEDAPALTIRARRDEQDERDAAPVPSVSTVADSRIPWDEAEQSDAAVAEQAERYRQTLQSLREAEERKAKEEEEALRRAAVSAPTRVDEPHEHADAPLITPQQEEPAPRREVPIVRAPAPDEVDEKNSDDVDASTIDVVKPMPAPLAAVHPVPVEAVAAWPAIAATQVAVNEPVFTPTAPISASTQDAVDEPEAREAAVHEEQVHERQGSVDDRTAPAARSSAASDDEMPAFTPRFMVDMDDEGEAEHVPEAPAPASAFDATPLSAADEEDDGDYGDDEADDVYAVHEPVRPSSVSMPVQPPASVALHKPEPQYVEDEQDEDEYADDEPLDLPERPLTPLSPRDSDNVAPASTMPISALDDDEDELVEDDGPKLWTVEHLQQRDENQHVEIIGEMPGIQLLTPADEQQPSYSEEELQQMAELLEMRLKEYGVKAEVVNISPGPVITQFEIMPAAGVKGSKISSLSKDLARSLLVKSVRVIEVIYGKPTVGIEIPNPHRAMIRLREVLDSDIYRNARSPLTVALGHNIGGHSVVADLAKMPHVLVAGTTGSGKSVGVNAMLISILMKSRPEDVRMILIDPKMLELSVYDDIPHLLAPVVTDMKEAANALRWCVAEMERRYKLMSKMGVRNIAGFNDKLDQAHAAGAQVADPLWDADTHAPGAQPDTLKKLPYIVVVIDEFADMFMIVGKKVEELIARLAQKARAAGIHLVLATQRPSVDVVTGLIKANIPSRIAFQVSSRIDSRTILDQGGAEALLGHGDMLYLAVGESTPTRIHGAFVDDDEVHRVVEDWKRRGKPEYDEEILSGGVSADALTGLEAEGEGGDAEQDVLYDEAVKFVTQTRRVSISSVQRKFKIGYNRAARLVEAMEMAGVVSSMGSNGSREVLAPPPISD, from the coding sequence GTGAGTTCGAAGAAAGGAACACCGTCTTCCAGAGCAAACGCCAAACGAGGAGCGTCGCCCAAGACACCTCGCAAACGCCAGAACGCTAGGAAGCGCCAGCAGGCCCAAGCCAGTCGTACCCCCGGGCGGGTGACGACGACGCTGCAGGGGGCCGCCAAAGACGGTGTCACCGTGATTTTGCTGTCGCTGGGTACATTTCTGTTGCTGGCGTTTTTCAGTCACACGATGAGCGATCCGTCGTGGTTCCATACCGGGCCTGAAAACACACGGGTGGCCAACTGGATGGGACACGTTGGGGCGCTGGTGTCTGACAGCCTGTATTCGCTGTTTGGTACGGCGGCGTTGTGGTGGCCCGCGCTGTGTGCTCTCGGGGCGTGGCAGCTAGTGCGCCGCCGTATCGCTTCGTTCACATGGGATACCACGGTGCTGGCAGTACGCATGGCGGGGCTGACACTGGTACTGCTAGGGACCTGTCTGCTTGAAGCACTGTTTTCCAATATCCAGCAATTGAAAGACCACAGTTTCGATATCGTCGGGCAAGGGCTGCGTTCTGGACTGACGGCTCCTCTGGGGCAGCACGGTGCCACGTTGGTGGGCATTTCGCTGGTGCTGTGCGGTGTGCCGCTGCTGACGGGGCTATCGTGGCTCACGCTGATGGATGAGATTGGCAAGGCTCTGTTCCGAGGCTTGCGCGGTGTCGGACGCTTCGTTCGGGATCGCCTACTGATGGCGAAAGAGCGTTATGACGAGCGTCGTGATGCCCGTCTGCCCGTGTCTGACGAGCTGGATGACGATGTTGCTGCCGAGCCCTCGTGGCTGAGCCGCAAGCTGTCGCACCTTGCGAACACGCTGGGCATTCACCGTGGCGAGCCTGAACTGGACGCCTATCGCTCCGAGCCCACATCGGCCGTAGCGCCGGAACATAACGTCAAACCGGTGCGCTATGCGCCGTACGAGCGCCCTTACCCCGGTTCGATGACGGATAGTGTCGACGATAGTGAAGAAGACGCGCCAGCGTTGACGATCCGGGCTCGTCGTGATGAGCAAGATGAGCGCGATGCTGCGCCAGTACCTAGCGTATCGACTGTTGCGGATAGCCGTATTCCGTGGGATGAAGCCGAACAGAGCGATGCGGCGGTAGCCGAGCAAGCCGAGCGTTACCGCCAAACACTGCAATCATTGCGCGAAGCGGAAGAACGAAAAGCAAAAGAAGAAGAGGAAGCGCTGCGCCGGGCGGCCGTCTCGGCACCGACGCGTGTGGACGAGCCGCATGAACATGCAGATGCACCGTTGATTACACCTCAACAGGAAGAACCGGCACCGCGGCGTGAAGTGCCTATCGTGCGTGCTCCAGCCCCAGACGAGGTCGATGAGAAAAATAGTGACGACGTTGATGCGTCTACGATTGACGTTGTCAAACCGATGCCAGCACCACTCGCGGCCGTACACCCGGTGCCTGTCGAAGCCGTAGCGGCTTGGCCGGCAATAGCTGCTACACAGGTCGCGGTTAACGAGCCGGTCTTTACCCCGACCGCACCGATCTCTGCATCCACGCAGGATGCGGTCGATGAGCCGGAAGCACGTGAAGCGGCGGTACATGAAGAACAGGTACACGAGCGGCAGGGCAGTGTTGATGATCGCACTGCGCCGGCGGCGCGCTCGTCTGCGGCTTCCGATGATGAAATGCCCGCGTTCACACCGCGCTTTATGGTCGACATGGACGATGAGGGTGAAGCGGAGCATGTGCCGGAAGCTCCTGCGCCAGCGTCGGCATTCGATGCGACACCGCTGTCTGCCGCTGATGAAGAAGATGACGGTGATTATGGTGATGACGAGGCGGATGATGTCTACGCGGTGCATGAGCCTGTTCGCCCATCCTCTGTAAGCATGCCCGTGCAGCCGCCGGCATCTGTGGCGCTGCATAAGCCCGAGCCGCAGTATGTCGAGGATGAACAGGATGAAGACGAGTACGCCGATGACGAGCCGTTGGATCTTCCTGAACGCCCGTTGACGCCGCTATCGCCGCGCGACAGCGATAATGTTGCACCGGCATCGACCATGCCCATCTCGGCGCTGGATGACGATGAGGACGAGCTTGTCGAAGACGATGGGCCGAAACTGTGGACCGTTGAGCATCTGCAGCAGCGCGATGAGAACCAGCATGTTGAGATTATCGGTGAGATGCCCGGCATACAGCTGCTGACGCCTGCCGATGAACAGCAGCCTTCCTATTCCGAAGAAGAACTGCAACAGATGGCCGAGCTGCTGGAAATGCGCCTGAAGGAATACGGTGTGAAGGCAGAGGTCGTCAATATTTCGCCCGGCCCAGTCATCACTCAGTTCGAGATCATGCCCGCCGCAGGGGTGAAAGGGTCCAAAATCAGCAGCCTGTCGAAGGATCTGGCGCGTTCGCTGCTGGTCAAGAGTGTCCGTGTCATTGAGGTCATCTATGGCAAACCGACCGTCGGGATTGAGATTCCCAACCCTCACCGCGCGATGATCCGTCTGCGTGAAGTGCTGGATTCCGATATCTACCGCAATGCGCGTTCGCCGCTGACCGTTGCGCTGGGCCACAACATCGGTGGGCATTCTGTCGTGGCGGACCTCGCCAAGATGCCTCACGTGCTGGTGGCGGGGACAACAGGGTCGGGTAAATCCGTTGGGGTCAACGCGATGTTGATCTCGATCTTGATGAAATCGCGCCCTGAAGATGTTCGCATGATCCTGATCGACCCCAAAATGTTGGAGCTGTCAGTCTACGATGACATTCCGCACCTGCTGGCCCCGGTTGTGACAGACATGAAGGAAGCGGCTAATGCGTTGCGCTGGTGTGTCGCCGAGATGGAGCGGCGCTACAAGCTGATGTCTAAGATGGGCGTGCGCAATATCGCGGGCTTCAACGATAAGCTTGATCAGGCTCACGCGGCAGGGGCGCAGGTCGCTGACCCGTTGTGGGACGCTGACACCCATGCCCCGGGTGCACAGCCCGATACACTGAAAAAGCTGCCGTATATTGTGGTGGTCATCGACGAGTTTGCCGACATGTTTATGATCGTCGGCAAGAAGGTCGAAGAGCTAATCGCGCGTTTGGCGCAGAAGGCTCGTGCCGCGGGGATTCACTTGGTGCTGGCGACGCAGCGCCCGTCTGTGGATGTGGTGACCGGTCTGATCAAGGCCAACATCCCCTCGCGTATCGCCTTCCAAGTGTCTTCACGTATCGACTCCCGTACAATCCTTGATCAGGGCGGTGCCGAGGCGCTGCTGGGTCACGGTGACATGCTGTACTTGGCGGTGGGTGAAAGCACCCCGACGCGTATCCACGGAGCGTTCGTCGATGATGATGAAGTGCACCGCGTGGTGGAAGACTGGAAGCGTCGTGGTAAGCCTGAGTACGATGAAGAGATTCTGAGCGGTGGCGTTTCCGCCGATGCGCTAACGGGACTGGAAGCTGAAGGCGAAGGCGGTGATGCTGAGCAGGACGTACTGTATGACGAAGCCGTCAAATTCGTGACGCAGACGCGTCGCGTGTCGATTTCGTCCGTCCAGCGCAAGTTCAAGATCGGCTACAACCGCGCGGCCCGTTTGGTCGAAGCGATGGAAATGGCCGGCGTAGTGTCCAGTATGGGCAGCAACGGCAGCCGCGAAGTGCTGGCCCCGCCGCCTATCTCGGACTGA
- the lolA gene encoding outer membrane lipoprotein chaperone LolA: MAVMNTMTQWGKACLAGVALMSMTPWAGADELSAAQHLTQRLEPVTSYAADFSQRIEGNGHVSQQSKGQMWVARPGKFRWVVDAPYSQVVVSDGKEVYLHDPDLDQVTIRKLDPQVTNTPALLLSGQASELVHSYSVTEKTQGSKEVYTLKPKSTDSLFDRLQMTFDSSRLSSLDMYDASGQHTQVAFSNVQPNAQISDSTFHFQIPKGAEVIRE, from the coding sequence ATGGCTGTAATGAACACGATGACGCAGTGGGGCAAGGCTTGTCTGGCAGGCGTGGCGCTGATGAGCATGACACCGTGGGCCGGTGCAGACGAGCTGAGCGCAGCACAGCACCTGACGCAGCGCCTTGAACCCGTGACCAGCTACGCAGCTGACTTTAGCCAGCGCATCGAAGGTAACGGACACGTATCACAGCAGTCGAAAGGGCAGATGTGGGTCGCACGCCCGGGCAAGTTCCGCTGGGTTGTAGATGCGCCGTATTCACAAGTTGTGGTCTCTGACGGTAAGGAAGTTTACCTACACGACCCCGATCTGGATCAGGTCACCATTCGCAAGCTTGATCCTCAAGTGACCAATACCCCGGCACTGTTGTTGTCCGGCCAAGCCAGCGAGCTGGTGCACAGCTATAGCGTGACCGAGAAGACCCAAGGCAGCAAAGAGGTCTATACCCTCAAGCCGAAAAGCACCGACTCACTGTTCGACCGCTTGCAGATGACTTTCGACAGCAGCCGACTGTCCTCGCTCGACATGTACGATGCCTCTGGACAGCATACCCAAGTGGCTTTCAGCAACGTACAGCCGAATGCCCAGATCAGTGATAGCACTTTCCACTTCCAGATTCCCAAAGGGGCGGAAGTGATTCGGGAATAA
- a CDS encoding helix-turn-helix transcriptional regulator codes for MTRAERLLVLIQKLRCYRYPVTAAVLAESLGVSKRTLYRDIAQLQHQGARIEGSAGVGYMLREGFILPPLMFSSDEIEALVLGLQWVAQNADEMLGQAAVDVQAKVRAVLPERMAEVLDLPALKLGPSEHQVTSCHLSALRDAIRHQFVVELAYHDQQGRSSSRRIWPMAIAFFDASRVLVAWCELRQDFRHFRTDRIDSLCVHEERYPRHRQTLLHTWKAQMGITD; via the coding sequence ATGACCCGCGCCGAGCGTCTTCTTGTTCTTATCCAGAAACTGCGTTGCTACCGTTATCCGGTAACGGCGGCGGTACTAGCCGAATCTCTTGGTGTAAGTAAGCGTACGCTATACCGTGATATCGCTCAGTTGCAGCATCAGGGGGCGCGCATAGAGGGTTCTGCAGGCGTTGGTTATATGCTACGCGAGGGCTTTATTCTGCCGCCGTTGATGTTTTCATCGGATGAAATCGAGGCGCTGGTGCTGGGGTTGCAGTGGGTCGCGCAGAACGCTGATGAGATGCTCGGCCAGGCGGCTGTAGATGTGCAGGCCAAGGTGCGGGCTGTGCTGCCGGAGCGAATGGCGGAGGTGCTGGATCTCCCTGCGCTGAAATTGGGGCCGTCTGAACATCAGGTGACGTCGTGTCATTTGTCGGCGCTGCGTGATGCCATCCGGCATCAGTTTGTGGTGGAGTTGGCCTACCACGATCAGCAGGGGCGTTCGTCTTCGCGTCGCATATGGCCAATGGCCATCGCCTTTTTCGATGCATCGCGGGTGTTGGTGGCATGGTGCGAGCTGCGTCAGGACTTTCGTCATTTTCGCACTGACCGCATCGACAGCCTTTGTGTGCATGAGGAGCGCTATCCTCGCCATCGCCAGACACTGTTGCATACGTGGAAAGCGCAGATGGGTATCACCGATTAG
- a CDS encoding VOC family protein encodes MPTADMTILFVENPIKSLAFYSSLFTVRQHEVHPSFVLLVFENGFQLALWSRFTAEPLVTAPAGGCEVMFTVASKDALEALYLEWGVTHGVTIYQKPALLDFGYTFAALDPDGHRLRVAYLRDA; translated from the coding sequence ATGCCGACCGCTGATATGACTATTCTGTTTGTCGAAAATCCAATCAAAAGTCTCGCGTTCTATTCCTCTCTCTTCACCGTGCGTCAGCATGAGGTGCATCCCAGCTTTGTGCTGCTCGTGTTTGAAAACGGTTTTCAGCTGGCGCTGTGGTCGCGCTTCACTGCTGAACCGTTGGTCACGGCCCCTGCGGGTGGCTGCGAGGTGATGTTCACCGTGGCGTCGAAGGATGCGCTGGAGGCGCTCTATCTTGAGTGGGGCGTTACCCACGGCGTGACCATTTACCAGAAACCGGCGTTGCTGGATTTCGGCTACACCTTTGCCGCACTGGATCCTGACGGCCATCGCCTGCGCGTTGCCTATTTACGCGATGCTTGA
- a CDS encoding SDR family NAD(P)-dependent oxidoreductase — translation MRFKNKVAVVTGATNGIGERVAERLYAEGACVVIASRSAALVEKKARALSHDRQRVLGIACDVADPASVRQMIEQAVAHFGRIDLAVNSAGITGDSGRPIAEQSIDNWNQVMATTLSGVFHCMKYELPQLVAAAGGAIVNLSAVNGLVGIAGLGPYTVAKHGVIGLTQTAALEYACDGIRINAVAPGYVDTPRMHEFPEAVRHGFAEAHPLQRMATVDEVASFILFLLSGDAGFCTGGIFPIDGGYLAR, via the coding sequence GTGAGATTCAAAAATAAAGTGGCTGTCGTCACTGGGGCGACCAATGGCATTGGTGAACGGGTAGCCGAGCGTCTGTATGCAGAAGGGGCTTGTGTGGTGATCGCATCGCGCTCGGCAGCATTGGTTGAGAAGAAAGCGCGAGCGCTTTCCCATGATCGGCAGCGCGTACTGGGAATTGCCTGCGATGTGGCCGACCCTGCGTCGGTGCGGCAGATGATCGAACAGGCAGTGGCGCATTTCGGGCGTATTGACCTTGCTGTAAACAGTGCAGGCATCACTGGTGACAGCGGCCGTCCCATCGCGGAGCAGTCGATCGACAACTGGAATCAGGTGATGGCAACGACGCTCAGCGGGGTCTTTCACTGCATGAAGTATGAGCTGCCGCAGCTGGTGGCGGCGGCCGGTGGGGCCATCGTCAATCTATCTGCCGTCAACGGGCTAGTCGGTATCGCTGGGCTGGGACCTTATACGGTCGCCAAGCATGGGGTCATCGGCTTGACCCAGACTGCCGCTCTGGAGTATGCCTGTGACGGCATAAGAATCAACGCTGTGGCTCCCGGCTATGTCGATACGCCCAGAATGCATGAGTTTCCTGAGGCTGTGCGGCACGGTTTTGCCGAAGCGCATCCCTTGCAGCGAATGGCGACCGTCGATGAAGTGGCGTCATTCATTCTGTTTTTGCTGTCTGGCGATGCCGGCTTCTGTACGGGAGGCATTTTTCCTATTGATGGCGGGTATCTGGCCCGCTAG